From Chryseobacterium joostei, the proteins below share one genomic window:
- a CDS encoding condensation domain-containing protein codes for MNKPIKRRLLFGERMLLGDGTEPFNAVIPFRLRGTFALKDIQQALVQIQNKHPWLRALINHDEKNIPWFDVPEKPLSIPIRIVVRKGEDHWKEESKREWHTLFDYQKLPLIRFVWIKGEEVSDMLFAFHHCLCDGGSAMAFLHEFLKVLDNPSADIGSEQPIMGIQDVVPAHILNSRRQKLKARFIGRLAATAIKYIPTGKKTVDRQDDYLIHWKVDEKVSQQLISYCKSNEVTVNTFLSAALLQAFKKVKGSAAFNKISCPVDIRRFASQIKNDHIFAFGLMIVVSSNEKMSFLENLRSMQTSVERKTSKLNPYITMMVMESGHDALTNFTKLLKNGKSSNDCMFSNLGRIQIPHEYKEFTVDTIFSPSVIGPLGNTTTLVVSTYRGKMDFSFVGSEGYLPYTEAMAIRDEVMQIIKVQLEYIPVS; via the coding sequence ATGAATAAACCTATAAAAAGAAGATTGCTATTTGGTGAACGTATGTTATTAGGTGACGGAACAGAACCTTTTAACGCGGTTATTCCTTTCAGGCTGAGAGGTACCTTTGCATTAAAGGATATCCAGCAGGCTTTGGTACAAATTCAGAACAAGCACCCTTGGCTAAGAGCTCTTATCAACCATGATGAGAAAAACATCCCTTGGTTTGATGTTCCGGAGAAACCCCTTTCTATCCCGATTCGCATCGTGGTTCGAAAAGGAGAAGACCATTGGAAAGAAGAATCCAAAAGAGAATGGCATACCCTATTTGATTATCAAAAACTTCCCCTTATCCGGTTTGTATGGATCAAGGGGGAAGAAGTTTCCGATATGCTTTTTGCGTTCCACCACTGCTTATGTGATGGTGGTTCTGCAATGGCTTTCCTCCATGAGTTTTTAAAAGTCCTGGATAATCCGTCCGCAGATATTGGTTCAGAACAGCCTATCATGGGAATTCAGGATGTAGTTCCGGCTCATATTTTAAACAGTCGCAGACAAAAACTAAAAGCCAGATTTATTGGCCGATTGGCAGCTACAGCCATCAAATATATTCCTACAGGTAAGAAAACTGTTGATAGACAAGACGATTATCTGATCCATTGGAAAGTAGATGAAAAAGTAAGCCAGCAATTGATTTCCTATTGCAAATCCAATGAAGTTACTGTTAACACTTTCCTAAGTGCAGCTTTACTTCAGGCATTTAAAAAGGTAAAAGGTTCAGCAGCATTTAATAAAATTTCCTGTCCGGTAGATATCAGACGTTTTGCAAGCCAGATCAAGAATGATCATATCTTCGCCTTTGGATTAATGATCGTGGTTTCTTCCAACGAAAAGATGAGCTTTCTGGAAAATCTGCGCTCCATGCAAACCTCTGTAGAACGTAAAACCTCCAAGCTCAATCCTTATATTACCATGATGGTAATGGAATCCGGACATGATGCTTTGACTAATTTCACCAAGCTCTTAAAGAACGGAAAATCTTCCAACGACTGCATGTTTTCCAATCTAGGACGCATTCAGATTCCTCATGAATATAAAGAGTTTACCGTGGATACCATTTTCAGCCCGTCTGTCATTGGACCATTGGGCAATACAACCACTCTGGTGGTTTCTACCTACCGTGGAAAAATGGATTTTTCCTTTGTAGGAAGTGAAGGATATTTACCTTATACCGAAGCCATGGCCATCCGTGACGAGGTGATGCAGATCATTAAAGTACAACTGGAATATATACCCGTATCATGA
- a CDS encoding glycosyltransferase has protein sequence MAKFAFIVPPLTGHVNPTLSIGATLLERGHEVAWISLDPTLEAKLPAGGKLLLIQYDQTDEEKKESEQYLDIISKKVVYGIDSVKFLYEEVLIPLNRHCYKGIVALLKTYQPDLIIGDHQLFAAPVAAKALGIPYATSVTAPAAIKIMNELPKVHEWEVNQIVALQEELGVNEKRSLATSDLLTLVLTSTYFFGEMEDLPSQYQFTGPVLTERRISCEFDWDRLKSATNKKILVSIGTTFDHDHKKAFFQKVVDAFKDEDLTVVVVSDPQLFDQWPDNFMVYQQVPQLDLLPHLDGVVCHGGHNTVSETLSNGIPLVVIPIAYDQSHVAGRVVRTEAGERLNFNRFKANHLREAVQQILNNPSYREAAQKVGQSFMEAGGASTAANLLEEAITKASKPEKPSKFLFVVPPFFGHVSPTLSVGASLIARGHEVKWFGITPLDNKHIPEGGSYYYPEEDLIPYQEEIARILKRQDDGPACSGPEVMKLALEETYVPFAKMMMPGLTRLTESWMPDVIVNDCITFGGALFAHKHNIPCVTTTPVPPDVMGDTEKSAPKIWEWQQNLIKDLQKEVGIHEEGIYIHSHKLNMVFTSQAFAGFETVPSHMKFVGPVKGRPNDAPFDWDKLNASTTPKIFVSLGTLLVDIRKAFFEKIIAAFKDQPVTVIAATPPEIFEEWPDNFIVNSFVPQSAVMQQMDMVICHGGFNTVNDTFRNGLPMLITPIAYDHFHIAKLIEQAGCGISIRYKRLRVDALRETVFELLENPKYRMAAQEVRNTFTLAGGNDKAVELLENFVHEHSTLASV, from the coding sequence ATGGCTAAATTTGCATTTATAGTTCCACCATTGACAGGACATGTCAATCCTACCCTAAGCATCGGTGCTACTCTGTTGGAAAGAGGACATGAAGTAGCCTGGATCAGCCTTGACCCGACTTTGGAGGCTAAATTACCTGCGGGAGGAAAATTATTACTGATCCAATACGATCAGACCGACGAAGAAAAGAAAGAAAGCGAACAATATCTTGATATTATATCCAAAAAAGTAGTCTATGGAATCGACAGCGTTAAGTTCCTTTACGAAGAGGTTCTTATCCCGTTGAACAGACATTGCTATAAAGGAATTGTTGCTTTATTAAAAACATACCAACCCGATTTGATCATTGGCGATCACCAGTTATTTGCAGCCCCGGTTGCCGCAAAAGCATTGGGAATCCCTTATGCCACTTCCGTTACCGCTCCAGCTGCCATTAAAATCATGAATGAGCTGCCTAAGGTACACGAATGGGAAGTAAATCAAATCGTTGCATTACAGGAAGAACTGGGAGTGAATGAAAAGCGTTCCCTTGCTACTTCTGACCTTTTAACCCTTGTTTTAACCTCTACGTATTTCTTTGGTGAAATGGAGGATCTTCCCTCTCAGTACCAATTTACAGGTCCCGTTCTTACAGAGCGTCGTATCTCTTGTGAATTTGATTGGGACAGACTAAAAAGTGCTACCAACAAAAAGATTTTAGTAAGCATCGGAACCACTTTCGATCATGATCATAAAAAAGCATTCTTCCAAAAGGTAGTGGATGCCTTTAAGGATGAAGATTTAACGGTTGTCGTGGTTTCAGATCCCCAACTTTTTGATCAGTGGCCGGATAACTTTATGGTATACCAACAAGTTCCTCAATTGGATCTGTTACCTCATCTTGACGGGGTGGTTTGCCACGGTGGTCACAATACCGTTTCTGAAACTTTATCCAATGGTATTCCTTTAGTGGTTATTCCTATTGCGTATGACCAGTCGCATGTTGCAGGACGTGTAGTGCGTACAGAAGCGGGTGAACGACTGAATTTCAACAGATTTAAAGCCAATCATTTAAGAGAAGCTGTACAACAGATTTTGAATAATCCGAGTTACCGTGAAGCTGCTCAAAAAGTAGGACAATCTTTTATGGAAGCAGGAGGAGCATCTACAGCAGCTAATTTATTGGAAGAAGCCATCACAAAGGCTTCAAAACCAGAAAAACCATCTAAATTTTTATTCGTTGTTCCTCCATTCTTCGGACATGTAAGCCCTACATTAAGTGTGGGAGCCAGCCTAATTGCCCGTGGCCACGAAGTAAAATGGTTTGGGATTACACCTTTAGACAACAAACATATTCCTGAGGGAGGTTCTTACTATTATCCTGAAGAAGACCTTATTCCGTATCAGGAAGAAATCGCTCGTATTTTAAAGAGACAGGATGACGGACCAGCATGCTCCGGACCTGAAGTCATGAAACTGGCACTGGAAGAAACCTATGTTCCTTTTGCCAAAATGATGATGCCAGGATTAACCAGACTGACAGAAAGCTGGATGCCTGATGTAATCGTGAACGACTGTATCACCTTTGGGGGTGCCTTATTTGCTCACAAACACAATATTCCTTGTGTAACCACAACTCCCGTTCCACCAGACGTAATGGGAGATACAGAAAAAAGTGCTCCTAAAATCTGGGAATGGCAGCAAAATCTAATCAAAGACTTACAAAAAGAAGTAGGAATTCATGAGGAAGGTATTTACATCCATTCTCATAAACTCAATATGGTTTTTACCTCACAAGCCTTTGCCGGATTTGAAACCGTTCCTTCTCATATGAAGTTTGTAGGCCCAGTGAAAGGGCGTCCAAACGATGCTCCGTTTGATTGGGATAAATTGAACGCTTCTACCACTCCAAAGATCTTTGTATCCCTGGGAACATTATTGGTAGACATCAGAAAAGCGTTCTTTGAAAAGATCATTGCTGCATTTAAAGACCAGCCGGTTACTGTGATCGCCGCTACTCCACCTGAAATCTTTGAAGAATGGCCGGATAATTTTATTGTAAACAGCTTTGTCCCTCAATCTGCGGTGATGCAGCAAATGGATATGGTGATCTGCCACGGTGGATTCAATACTGTTAATGATACATTCCGTAATGGGTTGCCGATGTTAATTACGCCTATTGCCTATGATCATTTTCATATTGCAAAATTAATTGAGCAGGCAGGCTGCGGAATCAGTATCCGATACAAAAGGCTACGAGTGGACGCGCTTCGTGAAACCGTTTTTGAATTATTGGAAAATCCAAAATACAGAATGGCCGCTCAGGAAGTCCGTAATACATTCACGCTTGCCGGAGGAAATGACAAAGCAGTAGAACTGTTAGAAAATTTTGTACACGAACATTCAACATTAGCTTCAGTGTAG
- a CDS encoding acyl carrier protein, which yields MDTVNATLKMNHEELFTLLKGFITEVIGAEFVEEMDITPESSFTKDLEMDSIEIVSFSEKIKAHFGDQIDFTGWLSSMDLDQLINLDLSMIINYIYECQ from the coding sequence ATGGACACTGTAAACGCAACATTAAAAATGAACCACGAAGAACTTTTTACTTTATTAAAAGGTTTTATTACTGAAGTGATAGGTGCTGAATTTGTAGAAGAAATGGATATTACTCCTGAAAGTTCATTCACCAAGGATCTTGAAATGGACAGCATCGAGATTGTCTCTTTCTCTGAAAAGATCAAGGCGCATTTTGGCGATCAGATCGACTTTACAGGTTGGTTATCTTCTATGGATCTTGACCAGCTTATTAATCTTGACCTTAGTATGATCATCAATTATATCTACGAATGCCAATAA
- a CDS encoding type I polyketide synthase, with product MKKTDVAVIGLSCVFPGAQDANTFWQNIVNKVDSTQSAPADRIDPVHFSDATNPVDRFYCKRGGFIPDYEFDPTAFGILPLAVEGTEPDHLLTLDLVQKALEDAGVFQKNTSLEKAGIIIGKGNYTGPGATRAIEIVRTGEQISSLLQELLPQVSSADIEKVKHAFQERKGRFAADTAMGLIPNLVASLVANRFDLGGVAFTVDAACASALIAVDHAVQELQRGRSDIMIAGGVHTGQNAAFWSIFAQLGAMSRQEQIKPFSMDADGLLIGEGCGFVVLKRLEDAVRDQDKIYAVIKGVGVSSDGNGTSVMSPSVKGQLKALEQAWINADLDKNKVGYLEAHGTGTPLGDKTELQTLAQFFGKEETAPVAGIGSVKSNIGHAMPAAGIAGLIKTCLALHHDTLPPTLYCENPTADMQNTRFKPVQEAKNWSKTGLPKVAAVNAFGFGGINAHVVLEGYDMPKKDHVLILARPTHEELLSALQNNETAIGEGDFRVAIFDPTPARIEKALKIVSKNITWKNKQDIWYTSAPLLKDGGKVAFVFPGLDGLAKGEVDSVSRYFGLTAPIETEGEGLLTDALNIFNNCSILDNSLKKLGIIPDMNAGHSLGEWLAGYSSELAEANSVKALIDVLNPETFELKDSKFIAIGAGIDVVQPFITEISNLYVSNDNCPNQVILCGSNAALDELVPLLKSKQIFHQVLPFQSGFHSPFIADKLDVILAGMEKAQFQKTKIPLWSATTLEPYPADQAAIRKLSAEHLVQPVRFRELTDKLYEEGARVFIQVGTGGLIGFIDDTLKGKAFSTIASSVPTRSALAQLQRVVASLFVEGKTIALDFLEIQNHSKRPSGKGIKLELGSPIIRNFKEVKALAQSFDTPKQYTATASAIATKSGHPLVQAFQDNVADMIRMQEEVLTLFQNRPEITIQRPAPVAPIVPKAPRSTTFSKDMYVTLESHPYLIDHSLLRQPKGWTHVADMEPVIPMTMIFEQLAEIAEAEIPGTLVHKIMNVSVFQWMNVAKPFEKTVKGEWRSQNHAYLDIENFVNAEVVLKSSSVSTPSFNLSIGDLLPIERTPEEIYDAHMFHGDQYQGITEVSAVGNKGIIGKIKGNGGKGSLLDNAGQLFGLWLQLTLVKDRIAFPVKIRDIEFFGDMHDQEGIFECTCMLTELNDEFAIADIILKRDGKVWCAITGWQNRRLEIDAALWNVSMSPLHNRLSEEIAPEVFFFHQAYTRVASWDFILKRYFNQTEKQHHQQLLPNKKKNWMVSRVAVKDAVRNLLRQEKNHACFPITFEIRSDEVGKPYLISDFTEDIHISLAHKGKEAVGIARYGKPVGIDMELMEERSEGFYDMVFTDNELALLKDRDQAEWTTRFWVAKEAYGKFLGTGLKGNPKAFEVELIKDDHLWINNIEIKTIKHKNYIIGWTL from the coding sequence ATGAAAAAAACGGATGTTGCTGTAATTGGCCTATCTTGTGTCTTTCCGGGGGCACAAGATGCCAATACTTTTTGGCAGAATATTGTCAATAAAGTAGACTCTACCCAATCGGCTCCGGCAGATAGGATAGATCCGGTACACTTTAGTGATGCCACCAATCCTGTCGATCGTTTCTATTGTAAACGCGGCGGGTTTATCCCTGACTATGAATTTGATCCCACAGCATTTGGAATCTTACCACTTGCTGTAGAAGGAACAGAGCCAGACCATTTACTAACACTTGATTTAGTTCAAAAGGCATTGGAAGATGCTGGAGTATTTCAAAAGAATACTTCCCTTGAAAAAGCAGGAATTATTATCGGTAAAGGAAACTATACCGGCCCTGGAGCTACCCGTGCCATCGAAATTGTAAGAACCGGAGAACAGATTTCCTCATTATTACAGGAATTACTGCCTCAGGTATCTTCTGCTGATATTGAAAAAGTAAAGCATGCATTTCAGGAACGCAAAGGACGTTTTGCTGCCGATACTGCCATGGGACTCATTCCCAATCTGGTAGCCTCATTGGTAGCCAACCGCTTTGATCTGGGAGGTGTTGCATTTACCGTGGATGCAGCTTGTGCCAGTGCCTTAATTGCCGTTGATCATGCCGTACAGGAACTTCAACGAGGCCGTTCCGACATTATGATTGCCGGCGGTGTACATACAGGACAAAATGCTGCTTTCTGGAGTATTTTTGCCCAGTTGGGAGCCATGTCCCGTCAAGAACAGATTAAACCATTCAGTATGGATGCTGATGGATTATTGATTGGTGAAGGGTGTGGTTTCGTCGTTTTAAAACGACTGGAAGACGCCGTTCGTGATCAGGACAAGATTTACGCTGTTATTAAAGGCGTGGGAGTAAGCAGTGATGGGAACGGAACCAGTGTGATGAGCCCATCGGTAAAAGGTCAGTTAAAAGCTTTGGAACAAGCCTGGATTAATGCTGATTTAGATAAAAATAAAGTCGGTTACCTTGAAGCTCATGGTACCGGAACTCCGCTTGGCGATAAAACAGAACTTCAAACCTTAGCACAGTTCTTTGGAAAAGAAGAAACTGCTCCGGTTGCAGGAATTGGGTCGGTAAAATCTAATATCGGACATGCAATGCCGGCTGCGGGAATTGCAGGATTGATAAAAACATGTCTGGCATTACACCACGATACTTTACCGCCAACCTTATATTGTGAAAACCCAACTGCAGACATGCAGAACACAAGATTCAAACCTGTACAGGAAGCCAAAAACTGGTCAAAGACAGGACTCCCAAAAGTAGCAGCAGTGAATGCTTTCGGATTTGGAGGAATCAACGCACATGTTGTTTTGGAAGGCTATGATATGCCGAAAAAAGATCATGTATTGATATTAGCAAGACCTACCCATGAAGAATTATTGTCTGCACTACAAAATAATGAAACGGCCATTGGTGAAGGAGATTTCAGAGTTGCGATATTTGATCCAACGCCTGCAAGAATAGAAAAAGCACTTAAAATTGTCTCCAAGAACATCACTTGGAAAAACAAACAGGATATTTGGTACACCTCTGCCCCATTATTAAAAGATGGCGGTAAAGTTGCATTTGTATTTCCGGGCTTAGACGGTCTGGCAAAAGGCGAAGTAGACAGCGTTAGCCGTTATTTCGGATTAACAGCGCCTATAGAAACTGAAGGTGAGGGACTCTTAACCGATGCTTTAAACATTTTCAACAACTGCAGTATTCTGGATAATTCTTTGAAAAAGCTAGGAATCATCCCTGATATGAACGCAGGACACAGTTTAGGAGAATGGCTGGCAGGATATTCATCCGAGTTGGCAGAAGCCAATTCTGTAAAGGCATTAATTGATGTGCTGAATCCTGAAACATTTGAATTAAAAGACTCTAAATTTATTGCTATCGGAGCCGGAATTGATGTAGTACAACCTTTTATTACTGAAATTTCAAATCTCTATGTATCCAATGACAATTGCCCTAATCAGGTGATTCTTTGTGGCAGTAATGCTGCTTTGGATGAATTGGTTCCCTTATTAAAATCAAAACAAATTTTCCATCAGGTATTGCCTTTCCAATCCGGATTCCACTCTCCATTTATCGCCGATAAACTGGATGTGATCCTTGCAGGAATGGAAAAAGCACAGTTTCAGAAAACAAAGATCCCACTATGGTCTGCAACAACACTGGAACCATATCCGGCAGATCAGGCAGCGATCAGAAAGCTGAGTGCTGAGCATTTGGTACAGCCTGTTCGTTTCCGTGAACTGACAGATAAATTATACGAAGAAGGCGCCAGAGTCTTCATTCAGGTGGGCACAGGTGGATTGATTGGTTTCATAGACGACACATTGAAAGGAAAAGCTTTCAGTACCATTGCTTCCAGCGTTCCAACCCGTTCAGCACTGGCACAATTACAACGTGTAGTCGCTTCATTATTTGTAGAGGGAAAAACAATTGCTCTTGATTTTCTGGAGATTCAGAATCATTCGAAAAGACCATCAGGAAAAGGCATTAAACTGGAATTAGGCTCTCCTATTATCCGTAATTTTAAAGAAGTTAAAGCTTTGGCTCAGTCTTTTGATACGCCAAAACAATATACCGCAACCGCTTCAGCTATTGCCACAAAAAGCGGACATCCGCTTGTACAGGCATTTCAGGACAATGTTGCAGACATGATCCGTATGCAGGAAGAAGTCTTGACTTTATTCCAAAACCGTCCGGAAATCACCATCCAACGTCCCGCTCCTGTAGCACCGATTGTTCCCAAAGCACCGAGAAGTACAACTTTCTCGAAAGATATGTATGTGACCTTAGAAAGCCACCCTTATCTTATTGATCACAGCTTATTGAGACAGCCTAAAGGATGGACACATGTAGCAGATATGGAACCGGTTATTCCGATGACGATGATTTTTGAGCAGCTTGCAGAAATTGCAGAAGCAGAAATCCCGGGAACTTTGGTTCATAAAATCATGAACGTAAGCGTATTCCAATGGATGAACGTAGCCAAGCCTTTTGAAAAAACGGTAAAAGGAGAATGGCGTTCCCAAAACCACGCTTATCTGGATATTGAGAACTTTGTGAATGCAGAAGTTGTATTAAAGTCCTCCTCTGTTTCTACACCCTCTTTCAATCTTTCTATTGGTGATCTTTTACCTATTGAAAGAACACCTGAAGAAATCTATGACGCACACATGTTCCATGGAGATCAATATCAGGGAATCACTGAAGTTTCAGCAGTTGGAAATAAAGGAATCATAGGAAAAATTAAAGGAAATGGTGGAAAAGGGTCTTTATTGGACAATGCAGGACAATTATTTGGGCTTTGGTTACAGCTTACCTTAGTGAAAGACCGTATTGCATTCCCTGTAAAGATCAGAGACATTGAATTCTTCGGAGACATGCATGATCAGGAAGGTATTTTTGAATGTACCTGTATGCTTACAGAGCTTAATGATGAATTTGCCATTGCAGATATCATCCTTAAAAGAGACGGAAAAGTTTGGTGCGCCATCACAGGCTGGCAGAACAGAAGACTGGAGATTGATGCTGCTCTATGGAATGTTTCCATGTCACCATTGCACAACCGTCTTTCTGAGGAGATTGCTCCGGAAGTATTCTTCTTCCATCAGGCCTATACCAGAGTCGCTTCATGGGATTTTATCCTGAAAAGATATTTTAACCAGACGGAAAAACAGCATCATCAGCAATTGTTACCCAACAAAAAGAAAAACTGGATGGTAAGCCGTGTTGCCGTGAAAGATGCCGTTAGAAATCTTCTTCGTCAGGAAAAAAATCATGCCTGCTTCCCGATTACTTTTGAAATCCGCTCCGATGAAGTGGGGAAACCTTATCTCATCAGTGATTTTACAGAAGACATCCATATTTCACTCGCTCACAAAGGAAAAGAAGCCGTGGGAATCGCGAGATATGGAAAACCTGTAGGAATTGATATGGAACTTATGGAAGAACGTAGCGAAGGATTCTATGACATGGTATTTACCGACAACGAATTAGCATTATTAAAAGACAGAGATCAGGCGGAATGGACCACCCGTTTCTGGGTAGCCAAGGAAGCCTACGGAAAGTTTCTCGGAACAGGACTCAAAGGAAATCCTAAAGCCTTTGAAGTCGAATTGATAAAAGACGATCACTTGTGGATCAACAATATTGAAATCAAAACTATTAAACATAAAAATTATATTATCGGATGGACACTGTAA
- a CDS encoding alpha/beta fold hydrolase, translating to MPIITVNNRQVHIQELNKGAEQTVVLIHGMFSNLSIYYFNIAPILAKHFHVVMYDLKSHGMSERFLDGYDLENMSSDLIDLMDHLQLKKVHLVGYSFGGLIALKTALQYPDRVNQLVVMEAPDPQDEKARNIIDEYSKEFLEHYVANFTDTTKVQMGKRQMEKNHRMYEFLFNQTSIKADMIKEKHFLGEADFNGLTASTLLLYGAESNCRPTGEWLQSQIGSSELELIPGDHNIPIQEPNLIAETIAQFLSNILTKNHG from the coding sequence ATGCCAATAATCACTGTCAATAACAGACAAGTTCATATACAGGAACTCAACAAAGGAGCCGAACAAACCGTGGTCTTAATCCACGGTATGTTCAGTAACCTGTCCATTTATTATTTTAATATTGCCCCTATTCTGGCAAAACATTTCCATGTGGTGATGTACGATCTGAAAAGTCACGGTATGAGTGAACGTTTTTTGGATGGGTACGACCTTGAAAACATGTCATCCGATCTGATTGATTTAATGGATCATCTGCAACTGAAAAAGGTACATCTTGTTGGCTATAGTTTTGGAGGTTTAATTGCGTTAAAAACAGCATTACAATATCCCGACCGTGTCAATCAACTGGTGGTAATGGAAGCTCCGGATCCTCAGGACGAAAAAGCCCGTAACATCATTGATGAATACAGTAAGGAATTCCTTGAGCATTATGTGGCTAATTTTACAGATACTACCAAAGTTCAGATGGGCAAAAGACAAATGGAAAAGAACCATCGTATGTATGAGTTTCTATTTAATCAAACCAGCATCAAGGCAGATATGATTAAGGAAAAACATTTCCTTGGTGAAGCTGATTTTAATGGATTAACAGCTTCCACATTATTGCTTTACGGTGCTGAGTCCAACTGCAGACCTACAGGTGAATGGCTGCAGTCCCAAATCGGCTCGTCCGAACTTGAATTAATTCCCGGCGATCACAATATTCCGATTCAGGAACCTAACCTGATAGCGGAAACCATCGCTCAGTTTTTATCTAATATCTTAACGAAGAACCATGGCTAA
- a CDS encoding condensation domain-containing protein — protein MIKRKLMMVERIMYVDPETPVNCVFAAKIKGEIPEENFKTALEKIQQKHPLLRAVIDTKTEKYPFFIEEKDIAPIPLRIVERKTDQDWLLESQKEWKVLFEDEKKPLARVVWVKGQNVSEIFWAIPHCISDGTTGVTLMQELLQLLDDPFFELQPYQPFSSVNDFLPPSFNVKSKKYKANLYLLFARFFFLLQRKSKKRNLGQDYVLHRKLDSETTSKITEKCKANGVSVHALLCAAFMQAFQEVKGADAKGKVISPVDVRHFIPEIKQDHLFAFAPTVDLSLKKGSYDLINNARQIKNDLIQKIKKMEARELLWMGEQMHPIVDRMISMLKSSNGGHDVTLSNMGKINIPNHYNNFTVETIFSPTVAFPWLNSNTLTTSTYNQQMDFIFLSNEDFLPKAEATIIKEKAIALMTTSV, from the coding sequence ATGATCAAAAGAAAACTAATGATGGTGGAAAGGATCATGTATGTAGATCCTGAAACTCCCGTAAATTGTGTATTTGCCGCTAAAATAAAAGGAGAAATTCCGGAGGAGAACTTTAAGACTGCTCTGGAAAAAATCCAGCAAAAGCACCCATTACTGAGAGCGGTTATAGATACCAAGACTGAAAAATATCCCTTTTTTATCGAAGAAAAGGATATTGCACCTATCCCACTTCGTATTGTAGAAAGAAAAACAGATCAGGACTGGCTTCTGGAGTCTCAAAAAGAATGGAAAGTTTTGTTTGAAGATGAAAAGAAACCCCTTGCCCGAGTGGTTTGGGTGAAAGGACAAAATGTTTCTGAAATTTTTTGGGCAATCCCTCACTGTATCTCTGACGGAACAACAGGCGTCACCCTTATGCAGGAGCTTCTCCAGCTTTTGGATGATCCCTTTTTTGAACTCCAGCCTTATCAGCCGTTCTCTTCAGTCAATGATTTTCTACCCCCCAGTTTCAATGTAAAAAGTAAGAAATACAAAGCCAATCTATATCTCCTTTTTGCAAGATTCTTCTTTCTTCTGCAAAGAAAAAGTAAAAAAAGAAACCTTGGACAAGATTATGTTCTTCACCGAAAACTGGATTCGGAAACCACCTCAAAAATCACTGAAAAATGTAAGGCCAATGGAGTTTCTGTACATGCCTTACTTTGTGCCGCATTTATGCAGGCATTTCAGGAAGTAAAAGGTGCTGACGCTAAGGGTAAAGTTATCAGTCCCGTAGATGTTCGTCATTTCATCCCAGAAATTAAGCAGGATCATTTATTTGCCTTTGCCCCAACCGTTGATCTTTCCTTAAAAAAAGGAAGTTATGATCTGATCAACAATGCCCGACAGATTAAAAACGATCTTATTCAGAAAATAAAGAAAATGGAAGCCCGAGAACTTCTATGGATGGGTGAACAGATGCACCCGATTGTTGACCGTATGATCTCTATGCTGAAATCCAGTAATGGCGGACATGATGTAACCCTCTCCAATATGGGTAAAATCAATATCCCGAATCATTACAACAACTTCACCGTTGAAACCATCTTCAGCCCAACGGTAGCATTCCCATGGCTGAACTCAAACACTTTGACGACGAGTACGTACAACCAACAAATGGATTTTATATTTTTGTCTAACGAAGACTTTCTGCCCAAAGCGGAAGCCACTATCATAAAAGAGAAAGCCATTGCGCTTATGACCACCTCCGTATGA